The genomic stretch cattcttAAATTAGGGAAAATAAATGCCTATTTAAACAAACACTCAGCAACTGCCTGCAGGATACAGCCGACACAAGTGTATCATTCAGAAGACTGAGGGCTACAGGGCACCAAGAGACACTCGCCCTTCACAAAGCCCAAACTAATTCAGAGGCTccctatcaaaataaaagcatctcaAAATGACTGACAAAGTAGTACATACCAGAGGTAAACTCAATCTTCCAAATCTGTAGTCAATGTCAacttaatattacatttaaactgcAAACGACTGATGACCAACTCAACCCAATCAACTGGTAAATACAAAGTGGTCACCAAACGCATTAGCAGACTTTAAGGCCACCACAAAACAATTACCAATGCAGCATTCAATCAAGGCCCCTCTACACTGGGTGAGAACAGCAACCTTACAGGTTTATTCTTACTCACATTGTGTGAGATGGTctaataacattttgtttgcaATCTGCAATATCAATTTGGAGGCAAGTCAGATTGTGTGATGAAGCTTTGGTGAATCTACatagaaatagaaaagataTTTACAAGCAGAGATGTCATATACTCACATCATGATTTCAAAGTGCAGCCACAGCACTGACACTTTATTAAAAAAGTAGTAAAGacaatagatatatattttctaatgtatatatgtttatggaCTCTTACAATGTTGCATTGCACAGTGTATTTAATGCTGCATTCTGATTGGTTGGTATGTTTAAGCAGCAGTCAGAATTTGGTCCTATTCCACGGATTGACAGGTAGCAGCAATGCTGAAGAAACCAAACATTGCCCCAACAAAGGTAACGAGGAAATAGAGTGCTGACTAAACATAGACGTAAACAACGCAGGGTTTGAGGAATGTCAGTAGAGGGAGGACATGCACTCGACATGTTTGTTggacctcaaggatacacaaTGAGTTTTGTTAGCATTAACCGTTACACACAGTGTAAAGGGGCCTTTAGGAACACAAAGGACACACAGGCAGTGTCTTTCACATCAAGTAAAAAGAAGGCTGCATTCGGGGGAGCCGATAAAATGGGTCCTGTCAATCTGTCACAATGTATTCCATTTTCAAAAGGCAGACTTTGGCAGATGCAGGTCCTGAAACGggacacagtacacacagaccTTTGTGGTTGTGGTCTTAgttgttaaaaacatttattcaatgCATCTCCCCTAACCTCCACACCCCACTTTCCATGTTCCTATAGTTCCCCACATACTGCCTGTTTAAAGTCACTAAATGTCCAAAGATGCTGACAAACATGCcaatttaaatatgaatatgacaGACATGTTGATGAAAGTGAAACTTGTTAGAATGgatttgtgaacacaacattttaggaaaacCAATTTCAGGTGCCACATACGAACACATGCAGAGACGAAGAAACAAATATGTCTTGTGGCGTGGGCATTATTTAGATCCCAAATCctagattttattttgaattgtcAAAAAGGAAAAATTCACAGTATGATCTCAACAGAGTTACCTGCAAGAGATGATGAATTTTAAGAAAGCACCCAACAATGTTGATTCCAAATGATTCTTGTATAACAGAGTACTTGAACTCAGACAcatcaaaaagtaaaaatacttgtCACACCAAACAGATCACAATACTTCCCaaactttaaatacattaagaATACCAGAGATCATTGCTTAAATAAATTCTACAAAAATATCTGTtgtacatgtaatatatttacattgaCTGTAGCTTCTAGCGATTGTGTAAGTGTTAATCAAAACAGACCTTATTAGTCATGATTccatcaacaactgcttcagtgaGTAACTGTTGTGCTTTCTGAAGAGAATTCTACCACAGAGCATTTACTCCAAACTCAAATGTACTCATAGTGTAGAATAGGATTCATTTATAGTTGATCACACAGAACACTTTCAATGTTCAACtgtcaaaatattatttttatccaTTGAACTCAAGTCCTgatcatttccactgcatgttATATCCTCGCTGCTGTCATGTATTTGTGATTCTTTGTTCCAGATACACtcccatattattattatgctaaGCAGGCACTGCACAGATTACGACCAATTTTAACTTCGAAGTACATTCCCAAATCATATGGTAAATATATCATCGTGGTACCATGTAGCCTGTCTTAGTAAGGTATAAAACCTATGACCTGTTGATCTTTACGAATCAAGACTCGAACAATTGAGCGGGAAATCGAACCATAAAGTGGATTTGGAGATTTGTGTCATCCCTACTAGGGAGTTGTAGTCAACTGTTGGAAGTCGCTGTAATGGGCACATCACAAGTGCTGTTTGCTAAATGTGTCATTGAACAATTCAGAGATGTTGGTGCTGATTCAGGTGTTTGGAACGAGGCTATTTTGGGAATTAGACTCACTTGtccagtgttttttttaagccaTCATTGTCCAAGTAGCTCAACACTTTGCTGATTTTgattcaaaaagaaaatcctcacTGCAGCAATTTGAGTTTAGCTTCCTATATCTCAGATAAAAAGACTCATTGGCAACTCTGCACTTGATGACAATCAGACCCAGCTAGGATAACATCATGCACATTTTTACAGTGAAAACGTAAATGGGAATAATGTTAACTGTAGTAACAATGCTATCTGTCAAACAAGGTTCTTtctcaaacaaaaaacacaaccttTGCTCACATGAGCTGGATTCATTTCCATTCTTCAGCCACTGCTCCAACTGTAAAAAGGCTGAAATGGAAAACATGAGCAGAAACCTTCTGAACTGGATGACGGATGGACTAACTGTCCTTCAGCATGTTCACAACACAACTGCGGACACGTCTTCCAGACAAGGAGCATATTGATTGCATAGTCTTTATAAATGATAGCAGAGAGttcaccctctcctcctctattGTGATTCCCTTCACACATTGTCAAacttatgttttaaatagtCTTTTATAACCTTTGCAATTGGTAGATCTTCCAACAATTTTAAGCTTTGAAGGCCAATGCAGTGACGGATTTTTATTCGACACATGTCTTGTAGAGTCCGAGGTTGTCCTGAAAGAGGAACAGAAAGAGTAATTACACAGTGGAATAACACCAGAGCTCATTACTGCAGCCTGACCCATGCATCGTGGGACCATTTCATCAGACAGCTTTAGTTTATAGCAGATTAGACGGTATTAGTTTCGGACGATTAGTAACAACAAATGAAAGTAATGGAAAGCCAAAATTAAGTGTTTGCGCTATTTTAACCCCAGTGGCCCTTTTGCTTAGTTAGTCCACTGGAGCACTGCGACACTGATGGTGGGGACTGAAACACTCCAGCTGAGCAGCAAAGTCTCTGATGCAACTTCATGTTTCCAAAGCTTCTGCTGGTAGTTAAACAGAAAGGTGCTGATGTCATCAACAGATACTACGATGACGAAAACTGTTTTGTGGATGAAATTACATAAATAAGCTAGGACTTTTCATTACTGAATAAAAAGCTGACCTGCTACTAATGACACGAGCtgctctggggggggggggggacttaaTGGGTTTGTGCTTTATTGATATTCTGGTATCGGTTCGCTTCTTTTTCACATCGGTTCGATTCTTCATCGATACCATTATCGGTTCGGTTCTTAAAAAAGCTAAAAAGATATTCAGAACaggattattatttatttatatttcaaatataaCTGTTGAAATGTTagttttgttctcagccttcaGTCCTGTGTGGAGTCTAGAGCTGCTGTCTGTGTTCTAATTGAGGGGTGAGGAGATATTTTGTCTTTCCCACTTTGAAATTgcacaaagtgacagaaaaacGCTAAAGAACTGGTGACGTCAGAGCTCATCAATACTCCACTCTTCAGTAACCATCCCTAGTTATGGGAGGACTAAGTTATGGATTGCAGACACTGCACAGGTTTAAGTCATTGTGTTCTGTACAGCCAGAGAATATGAATAATGTAACTAATACAATCATTTTGCATCAACCAAGTATTGTGCTGGATTAATGTCATGAGAGTCAGTGAGTGCAGAGCCTAACCTCGGTCCCACAGAGGGAGCATTACGCCTTATTCTATGAATCATACACTTTGAAGATCACACATATAGACTTGTAGGCCAATATCGAAAATAATAGAGCTCTCTGAGATGAGACACTTGTCTGGGtggattatgattattatgtcTAACATTTTTAGGTTTCGCTTGAAGTTGGAACCTTTGTATGAGGAAAGTTAGACGTTTGAGTATTTGACATGAGAAACACCTACAGGGAGCAACACTGATGTGTGCAGCAGTTGAAATGAGCTGGGTGCCTGTCACACTGAGCAGGACAAGCCTTTCATGGCAAACGAGTTAatccaggaggtggaggtgtaaTCAATAAGCCAGGAGATATGTGATCTGGCTGAGGGTTCGGAGTCTCTGAAAGGAGTTGTCTGAATCAGTGCACAGCTCTTTGATATCTTTGATATCAAAGAGCAGGGGCAGTGGAGGAATGCAGCCATTGTTCCCTCAAAATCATAATGCTTCAGGTAATGTGTCTCCTGTTCCTCCACCCTGGGATTGTTCTGTGACTGAACAGCAGTCATTATAATCCTCTTTTACTCTTTACAGCTTTCTACTTTATCCTCCTCACAACTTACAGTAAAAAGCTTGACACTTCTCCACACCACATACACTTCCCCAGAGTTATTTTAATGGACTCTTTGTCATAATGTcttaacacattttctttgagTTTGGGGTAAAAATCATCATCGTGACCAAATTGTATCCAAATCTGGCAAGTTAAATAAGTGCAAAATACTCATAATGGCAAGATTTATATTCATCTTAAcgttactctttttttttttatttatcaatcaAATTGTAACTATTTTTTCAGATGATTCATTTCAAACAGCAGTGGGCATGTAGTCCGGAGCTATAGGATCACTCTCTCAACCTACGCAACACTGTGGAAAGGAGAGTACAAGTAATCAGAAGTATCAGTCAACAAGAGGAGATGTGAATAAATGGACCAAACATGTTTACTGCAACACTGAACCTCAGAAATAAATCAATTACTGTAAGAGCATCTGTTACTCTCTCCCCTGGAAGAGTCTCAAACCAATTCCAAAAGAGGATTGGTCCATTAATCAAAAAAGGTTTTGCAGAAATGTACTTGATGACAAATTTAATAAAAGGATTTATAGCTAAAATAATTTAGCATGTAATGACACCGAACGTCTGCAGGTTACAACTTTCCGAATGATTTTctgttcaaataaatgtaaaacctcGAGGTTTCTTAAAACGATGGATCATCATGATGACTAGTTGTTGAATTAGTTTGTTACTTGGTGGGAACAGAGAACATGCAGCGCTGTGTTCGGACATGCTTGTGTAACGGGTCGTGTGTTGGTGAGACTCACTGGTGGCGTCCTGTAGGAAGTCCAGACACGGCCTGCTGATCCCAGACATACTAACAGAAACAGCTACCGGCGTCTGGCCCTCGTAGTTCCTGGTGTTGGTGTCCGCCCCGTACGTGTAGAGCATCTGGGCACACAACACGTCATCCCTGAGGGCAGACAGGTGCAAGGGCGTCTGGCCGTCTTCCAGACGTCCCAGATTAGTGTCCGCTCCCCTCTGCAGGAACATGCGGCAGTATGAGTGATTGCCTTTGATGACGGCATATCGCAAGAGGAAGCCATTTTGAATGTCAATGTTGGCACTGTGGTCCAGAAGGATCCGTACACAACTGGAGCGCTCACGGATGATGGCCAACTGTAGTGGTGTGGTCCCTTTGTCACTCAGCGGGTCCACCTCGGCCCTGAACTCGAGGAGGAGGCGTACGAACGAGTCTCGACCGTAGTGGGCAGCCACGTGCAGAGGCGTCCAGCCATCGTTGCTTTTTGCATTTATAATGTCACtgcgaaactccgattccagcATCAGTCGGGCGATGCGCGCTCTGCCATGCATAGCAGCATAGTGAAGTGCTGTGAAGCCCCCAATAAAGTCCTTCACTGTGGGGTCAGCTGCACAGAggagagtgaagaagaggagaggaagatcaGTACAGCAGGAGTTGTGCTCTGAGGCTGTGGGTCACATGATCAACCCCAACTCTACAGTCCATCCAAACTCATCTGCTGCAAAGAAGCTCTTCACTCTTACTGTCCTAACGCACAGTTCTGTGTAGCTACACTATTATACTTGAGGATTCTGACAAATACCTGAAGCTATTCTTCTGCACTTAAAAGATTTCACCTATCTGAAGataatgtacctgcaagattcttgctgttcggagtcgTTTCCTCATGATTGTAAGTGTAAAGCGTTAAAGTGAAATATACAGAGCACTGCAGCTCGACATGATGACGAGGCAACAGATGTCCTTGGTGTGAAACCTTTATCTGTTCATGTCCAGTGGTCATGGTTACATAAAttggcagactatactttaagGTGTGTGTGGACAAATTGAGATGTAATCAAAGCTGCAGGAAACTTTAGTCAAATTGTAAAACAACacaggtgttacaggtgttGGGGCACCGCTGCTAGAAATGCCACCGATCCGTTTCCCCTGGTTCTCATGTGTACGGCGTGTTATTGCAATATTAGACTTACAGTAATTATAAGTTTTCAACTTGTAAATAATTTTGTGCTGTTCTGTTTAAtacttattgtattgtatttacttCTGCTTCATTTATCTGCTTttctgaagcactttgtaacattCGTTCTGAagaagtgctttataaataaatctattattattgttactacTACTATATCCATTTCTGCACTGAATAACACAAGCATgtataaaaagacacaaagtctGTCAAGGAAAGAAACTTCAAATGCTTCCCACAGAATCACATGTATATACTTACAGATTATTCTACATGCTCTGTAGATGTAAGGCTTGTAAGAGTTGTGATATTTGTCTGCCGATTGTATGGACACACGATGGGTCTGTTCACATGTTATACACTTTATAACTAACAGAGGGGAATGAAAGGCTCTCTTCCAGTAAACTAATGACCTCTAGTGTTAAGACCTATCATGACATAATGCTAACCACCAAATGCAGCCAACTTTAACagcaagacaaaaaaagacaaagcgTCTGACCTCCATGCTCAAGAAAGACTCGAACacatctctcttttcctttggCAGCAGAGAAGTGGAGCAGTGTCCAGCCATTGGCATCGCGGATCTTGGGTGAGTATCCTTGCTCCAGCATTCTCCTGACAGTGCAGACATCCCCCGCTGCCACCGCAGCCTGGATCTGCAGCTCCTCATGAAGCTCAGGGTTCCTTCTGCAGTGATGGTTCAGCATCCTGTCACATTTCACAATGGGAATATTACTTGTGTTGTGAACACAgtctgcattttattattattcaggcACACATTTGAGTAACTCAGAGTTCAGACAATATGGTTGTCAAAATACAGATTCACTAACCTCTGCTAATTTATATTatgtacaaaacattcaggGAGCAGCAGCTCACTTTGTGTTAGCTTTCTCATATCATATCAGCTGTCACTAATTCATCAGGGAGTAACTTGACAGCAGGGGCAAATGTGACACCTTCTTAATGAAATTACACAATTACGATAGTTTGACACCTTATGCAAGTGTTGCCTTCATGAGGTCATACATGGTGAGAGATTAACAAATTCATTACATGCTGCAAAAATGTGTCCTTATAATGAGCTCAATGATCTTAAAGTTGAGTTAATTAGGTGTACAGCAGGTTCAAGTTAAATCTCCAATTCAGTGATCTCTAGTGCCATCAGGGTGATTTGTGCAGAACATAGCAGCTGGATTTAGACTAAAGCACAAATTATACTTTACGCGTTTGCATGGCAGCGCAGATGTGCGTGAAGTGATCCGAGTGTCGAGCAGATTGTTCTCAAGCTGCCTGCCAAAATGCATGACCTCATGGACTTGAAGCATGGCCCACTGACAAATATGTGTGAACACATCTACCTATGCAGACACCCAGTCTACCCCTAAATCAGGTTCTGAGGACATAGCTATGAAGGTTCAGAGACCACATGATTATGTCCCAGACCACACAGCTTTATTGTTGACCAAtctcaattaaaaaatgttttaccttttgACAAGCTGAAGAGACGGGCTTCTCTTAGTCATATCGGAGCTGCACCTGTAAATATACAGCTGCACTGTCAGGAAGGCTGAGAGAGGACTAAGACGGCAAGCTGTCTTCAGTTGTTttcctgcaaaacacacacacacacacacacacacacacacacacacacacacacacacacacacacacacacacacagtgattatTTTAGCAAGTCACCAAAAAAAGGTGGGAAGGAAaccaaatgattaaataatcatatttataTGATGTACCCAGTTAACGTCTCAGAATATTATGGATTCGTTTTAGacacactactactactact from Cottoperca gobio chromosome 3, fCotGob3.1, whole genome shotgun sequence encodes the following:
- the asb7 gene encoding ankyrin repeat and SOCS box protein 7, which translates into the protein MTKRSPSLQLVKRMLNHHCRRNPELHEELQIQAAVAAGDVCTVRRMLEQGYSPKIRDANGWTLLHFSAAKGKERCVRVFLEHGADPTVKDFIGGFTALHYAAMHGRARIARLMLESEFRSDIINAKSNDGWTPLHVAAHYGRDSFVRLLLEFRAEVDPLSDKGTTPLQLAIIRERSSCVRILLDHSANIDIQNGFLLRYAVIKGNHSYCRMFLQRGADTNLGRLEDGQTPLHLSALRDDVLCAQMLYTYGADTNTRNYEGQTPVAVSVSMSGISRPCLDFLQDATRQPRTLQDMCRIKIRHCIGLQSLKLLEDLPIAKVIKDYLKHKFDNV